The following proteins come from a genomic window of Meles meles chromosome 1, mMelMel3.1 paternal haplotype, whole genome shotgun sequence:
- the CCDC163 gene encoding transmembrane protein CCDC163, which translates to MVRRDDTCVLDLEWSRPRFGTLNSHLISAYQSCASGILSWESKGTRRQDAASPKVMSRSPSWSEHLDELLNATDGNVARIKQRLYPLGISTAGDVAGTWISPHHLPPQSGVQTRQPWGLETLFVPERLSWAEAHRATSLRDEVSILRSQLQSQAQVTEALRQAVQGLLEEQEQQKYQICALEASLKLLQGGPERRALLLEQRLEGLRRELQVLRSQVQEQAQAQIQTGPRKCSASSGLRQELQNERQLLWEESEILREELKLLRDQLSQHQELLLKQMAEGQQAQAHSSKMLEQLQSGQEGKGHTLEASRTEAQEVRREHSLHRTSVHIFQSNLPVAATFAMSLSSSRSEVSLPDSYSGWEHLRKLGGDLQRCTLSKLEPSSL; encoded by the exons ATGGTTCGGCGTGATGACACCTGTGTCTTGGATCTGGAGTGGTCTCGACCAAGATTCGGCACTCTCAACTCTCACCTGATATCTGCGTATCAGA GCTGTGCTTCGGGTATTCTGAGCTGGGAGAGCAAGGGCACGAGACGCCAGGACGCAGCCTCGCCAAAGGTTATGAGTAGGAGCCCAAGCTGGTCTGAGCACCTAGACGAACTTCTCAATGCTACTGATGGAAATGTGGCCAGGATTAAG CAGCGGCTATATCCTCTTGGAATCTCCACAGCAG GAGACGTGGCTGGGACCTGGATTTCCCCTCATCACTTGCCTCCACAGTCTGGAGTCCAAACTCGACAGCCTTGGGGTCTAGAGACTCTCTTTGTTCCAGAGAGGCTGAGTTGGGCTGAGGCCCATAGAGCAACTTCTCTCCGGGATGAAGTTAGTATTCTGCGATCCCAGCTTCAATCCCAGGCTCAG GTGACTGAGGCACTAAGGCAGGCTGTGCAGGGGCTGCTGGAAGAGCAGGAGCAGCAGAAGTACCAGATCTGTGCCCTGGAAG CTTCACTAAAGTTGCTGCAGGGGGGCCCAGAGCGGAGGGCCCTCCTCCTGGAGCAACGCCTGGAGGGGCTGAGAAGGGAATTACAGGTTCTTCGAAGTCAGGTGCAGGAACAGGCCCAAGCCCAAATACAAACAGGACCACGAAAGTGCAGTGCTTCTAGTGGCCTTCGCCAAGAACTGCAGAATGA GCGGCAACTCCTGTGGGAGGAGTCAGAGATTCTTCGGGAGGAGCTGAAGCTTCTGCGGGACCAGCTGA GCCAGCACCAGGAGCTGCTGCTGAAACAGATGGCTGAGGGGCAGCAAGCTCAGGCCCACAGCTCGAAG ATGTTGGAGCAGCTGCAAAGTGGCCAGGAGGGCAAGGGTCATACCCTGGAGGCTTCCAGGACAGAGGCACAGGAAGTCCGGCGTGAGCACAGCCTCCACAG GACTTCCGTTCACATCTTCCAATCTAACCTGCCTGTGGCTGCCACCTTCGCCATGTCTCTTTCTTCATCTCGCTCTGAAGTCAGTCTTCCGGACAGTTACAGTGGCTGGGAACATTTAAGGAAGCTAGGTGGAG atCTCCAGAGGTGCACACTTTCTAAACTGGAGCCCAGTAGCTTATA